In the genome of uncultured Methanobrevibacter sp., the window TTGTTGAATCTTCATATTTATAAATTTTATTTGCAATTATTTTAATAATCTGTGCTATCTCTTCAGTACACCATTTATTTAATTTTCCTAAACCCCAACCCCCAGTTAAATTTAAATTATCCAAAGTTCTTGTTGGGTCATTATAATAAATTGTAGATTCTTCAAATGGCCAAGAAATCCTATTAAATACAGGCCTATTTTGAAATTTACTTAATTGAGCAGTAGCTAAATTTGCAGGACCTAAAATTAATAATTTCCCATCTCCAATTTCACTTTTTTCCTTTATGTTGATAATGAATTCATAATTTATATTATCAGATTTCACAATTAAACCAAATTGGTAATTTATTGGAAAATTAATGTTGTTTAATTCTTCAATGTTGCATTCTAAAATTAAATTAACTAAATCTTTAATTTTAACTACCTCTCCTTGAATTATAACCTAAAAACTTCTTTCGAAAATTTTTCAAATATATGTCAGACTTATATTGCACTAATAATATATAGTTTATCATATTATTTATAAATTAATATATAATTTATCAATGCTGTCAATTTTAGAATTTTATTTTTATTTTATTTAATTTTATTTTTGTAAGGATAATATGTCTCTTCCAAATTGTCATGATAAAATATTCTTTAATTAGCTATTAATAGTTTATACTCTGATTCAATGAATATTGTTTTTTAATATTAAAATTAATATAATAATGTCATTTTAAATTAAATAACTGGATTTAAAACTCATTAAAATTGCTTTCAGATTACATTTTAATTCTTCTTAAAAAAATGAAATAAATAATTTTTTGGAAGTTTTAAAAAATCACTTAAAAAAAGATTTTTTCCCAGAATACAAAAATTCATAGGATTCATTAAACAGGAATTCAAAGGAAAATTAACAAGAATTGGCAATGATTTTCAAAGGTACTTCCATACAACACTACTTAAAGCTGGGAAAAAATGATGAGGAACTGAAATGGAGTATTTAATTTAGATATATAACAGAAAATGTTGTATAAAAAACATAAAATCCTAACTAACAAAATGATACAGTCAAGTATTATTATTAATTAAATCAATATGAAATTTTAAATTAGTTGGGGTATTTTTAGTAATATATTAATTAGTTAAATTAAACTTAGTTTAAGGGGATAGAGGGATTGTATGACAATCCCTATATTAAGTCATAGTTTTTTTTAAACCAATGACAATTGTAGGTTGTAAGCAAATATCTTTGCTATATAAAAATTTTGTTTTTGTGTTTAATAAAGTTTATTAATTATATTTTGGTGTGTTTTAATATTGTTTTATTTTTGCAAACTTGTATGTTTTTTATTTCAATCATAATAAGTTAAATTATTGTAAAGTTATACTTTGTTAAAAAGCTACTTAAATTATAGGTTTATTTTATATTTTAAACTCACTTGTGATAATCAATATTGCTTTTGAGTAAGTTAGTATTAACTTCATAAATATTAAAGCAATTACTTTCAATAGTGATTTTCGAATATGATTGTTATCTGCAACCTAATCTCAACTAAACTAAAACCTACAATTGTATTATAATGTATTTGTTTCGTAAAATTAATTTTTTGTATCTTTTGATGGCTTAATTGTTTTCATAAATTGGAATAAAAGCTAATTTGATAATTTTTTTAAGTATGTAAATAAAATTTATACTCTATTAATTTCATATATTAATATTAGAAGATATTATGAAAGCAGTTATCCAGGTGGCTGGATTTAGAACTAGGCTCCTTCAGCCACTAAAGCACAACCAAAGGAAATATTGCTTGTTTATGACAAATCCATTATTAAATAGGGCATTGAAGAGAATTTAGCTTCTGGTATTGATGATATTTTAATCGTAACGGTAGAAATAAAAGGTCAATTGAAGACCGTTTTGATAAATCTTATGAACTTGAATACACTCTTCAAAAATTAGGAAAAGACCGTGTTTTAAAGCAAGTCAGAAAAATCACCGACCTGGCAGATGTATGTTTTGTCAGACAAAGATGCCTTAAAGGTTTGGGTGATGCAATTGCATGTGCTGAAAACATATTCAAGATGAACCTTTTGTGTTCTTCTTGGAGATTCTATCACAAGATCAAAAACTCATCTCACAAAACAATTGATTGATGTTTTTTCCCAATATGAAAAATCTACAATTGCAATCCGAGAAGTTTCCTGTGATAGGGTTAACAGACATGGAATTGTTGAGGCAACACAAATCAATGATAATGTTTATAAAATTAACAATCTGATTGAAAAACCTGAACTTGATGAGGCTCCATCAAACTTGGTTGTTGTTGGAAGATATATTTTAATGCCTGACATTTTTGATAAAATATCACAAACTGTCCCTGGTTTTAACGATGAAATTCAGCTTACAGACGCTCTATCAAAACTTAATGAAGTTTATGGTGTTAAGTTTGAAGGTATGGTTTTCAACATTGAAACTCGTCTTGTGTGGATTAAATCATCAATTGATTATGCAATGTATGATTTGGAGTTTAGAGATGATTTGATTGATTATATGAAAAACTTTATATGATTTGTAAGACAATATCTAATTGTTTCAATAACAGTAAGAGAGGATTATTTTTCTTAATCCTCTCTATTCAATCTTTTTTTTATTAATCTTCTAATTGTTCTATTTTGAAGATTTTCGTAAGATTTATTTTAAAATGCTATATATCGTAGTTAATTGATAATATTTAAATTTTGTCAGCAAAGTACATTAAAAATATGCTAAATTATATTCATATATTGTAAAAAATATTTAGTGATTATAAAGATATAGTCAATCGAATATGCTTCAAAAAAGGAGGTGGTTTGAAAAAAGAAAAGAAAAGCTATCATTTTAATATGATCTATTAATAATTTATATACTTAGTATGTTAATTTAATGAATTCAATTAAAAAAGGATATTTTTATTTGAAGAAATTGTGAAAAAAATTTTTTATCTAAATATAAGAATTCTGTTTTAGGAATTATGTGGACAATTTTAAGTCCGTTATTGATGGTGGCTTTATTTACTATTATATTTTCTACACTTTTTGGGGGAATTATAAAGAATTATTATGTTTATTTCATGTGTGGATGGTGTTTATTTCAATTTTTTTCTTCTTCTATATCTGCATCCATGAATGCACTAAATGGAAATAAAGCTATTTTACAAAGAACTCCTGCTCCAAAATATATTTTTGTCTTAGGAGGTATTTTATCTGAATTTTTAAATTATTTTATAATGTTGGTTCTTTTAGTAGTTATAATGTTAATTACACATGCTCCATTTTATTTTCCAATCATATTTGGTTCAATTATTCCTATTATTTCATTATTTTTCTTGATTGTAGGTTGGGGTTTAATGTTATCTATAACCTGTGTATATTACACTAATATTCAACATTTGTGGACTGTTGTATCAATGATGTTATTGTATTCTTGTGCGATTTTTTATCCAATGGATATTATTCCAGAATCTTTTAGGGGATATATGATGTTAAATCCTTTATATTGGATTATTGACCATTTCAGGTGCTTTGTCTATCATGGAATTGCTCCAAATGGGATTGGTTTGATAAATTCTTTATTATTGTCTTTGATAATATTAGTTTGTGGTATTATTGTATTTAAAAAATATGAAGACAAAATTGTTACTAAATTTTAGAGGTGTTTCATGAATCAAAAAAACAATAATTTAGAATATAATAAATCCCCCAATAAAAATTCTAATGATAATTCATTAAATGATCAAAATAAAAGGAATATTATTATAAAAAAAATTATGGATAAATATGGATTATCATTTCAGGAAGCCAATAAAATCTTGAATAATTTTGAACAAAAACAAGCGAAAAATAATTCTAAAAGAAATTTAAAAAAAACAAGATAATACTCATGTTCAAGCATCCAATCAGGTTTCAAATTTTAAATGGATACAACTGCAGTAAATGATAAAACTAGTTTAAAACGAGAAAATGATGCTTCATTTAATGAACGAAAAAATATTGATAATCAAGAAAATGCAATAAATAAAGACAATCATGTCGATGAAAACAACGTTGACGACCTTCTTGGAGATATTATATCCAATTATAATCAGCAGGTTTCAATAATAGTTGATCATGCTGATTTAACTTTTGAAGTTCAAAGTGAAAAAATAGATACATTAAAAGAAACATTTATCCGTACTTTAAAACGAAATAAATCTAAAACAATAAAAATTCATGCTGTAAATGATGTTTC includes:
- a CDS encoding ABC transporter permease, giving the protein MWTILSPLLMVALFTIIFSTLFGGIIKNYYVYFMCGWCLFQFFSSSISASMNALNGNKAILQRTPAPKYIFVLGGILSEFLNYFIMLVLLVVIMLITHAPFYFPIIFGSIIPIISLFFLIVGWGLMLSITCVYYTNIQHLWTVVSMMLLYSCAIFYPMDIIPESFRGYMMLNPLYWIIDHFRCFVYHGIAPNGIGLINSLLLSLIILVCGIIVFKKYEDKIVTKF